GTGCTGGGCCCCCGGGCGTAACCTTGGGCCCGCCCGGCGTGGCCGGACTAAAGGGCGCGCAGGAGCTGGACGAACTCTTCCACCTCCAGTCCGGCGTCCCGGATCAGCTTCCGGAGGAGACTCGGCTTCAGGCTCCGATGGTCCGGCACAGTGAGGGGCTTCCGCGAGGGATCGGAGGGGTGACGGAGTCTTATGTGGCTCCCGCGCTGGCGAACAACTTCATAGGCAACGCGTTGAAAGGCCCAAACGGCTTCCTGGCCAGAGACCGGGGAGCAGAGGACTCACCGGCTGACGACTACGCTGCCGATGAGCACCCCAGAGGGGTCGGGGATCTCCTCTCCATGAGCCTTCATGTCCTCAAGGCAGAGCTCGATGGCCTCCTTGATATTGGCGAGGGCCTCTTCAACGGTCTCGCCCCGGCTATAGCAGCCGGCCAGCGAAGGACAGGTCACCACGTATCCGCCAGTTTCATCGGGCTCCAGGATCACCTTGAAGTCATAGGTCTTCAGCTCTGACCCCCTTCCGTAACCTCCGATACCCATTGTACGGCGACCCGACCCCAAGTGCCATCGTCGTGCTGTGATCCTGGGCGGGCCGTCGTCGAGATGGAGAGGGTCAGGGCGCCCGCGAGGAGGTCAGGGAGCCCGAGCGACGAACCTCAGCCGGCCGGGCCCGACTCAGGGCCCCGCTCAGGCGGGCCGCTCAGAAGGCCTCGACCCTGGCCGAGTGGCCGGGGGCGGCGGCGAGGCGTCGGTCACGGGTC
This region of Candidatus Rokuibacteriota bacterium genomic DNA includes:
- a CDS encoding type II toxin-antitoxin system HicB family antitoxin, which codes for MGIGGYGRGSELKTYDFKVILEPDETGGYVVTCPSLAGCYSRGETVEEALANIKEAIELCLEDMKAHGEEIPDPSGVLIGSVVVSR